In Lolium rigidum isolate FL_2022 chromosome 7, APGP_CSIRO_Lrig_0.1, whole genome shotgun sequence, the DNA window GCCTGTGTGGAGTACTATTCTAACTCACAAATATGAAATGAGGTCAAGAATTGGGTAAACTTTTACCTGGTCAGAGTTTTAGACCAACTGAAGGCATCTTCTGAATATAGGGAAACTTGGCCAAACTGATGGGTAACAAGAATAACTCAGCTCTAGAAAGCTCATAACACTAGCATCAACCAGTGCCTTGTGTAAATCTGAAAAAAATGGGTATTAGGACCAAACAAGGTCATACCGGCCGGCGCGTACAAGACAATATGGCAATCTATTTTCAGCCACATATAGTGGCTATTGTACCGAACAGACCGGCCAGTAGGATAGAGAAAAATAGCATTCAAGAATTCCCTCTGCCTTCTTTCTCACGTTGAACAGTAAGGTCTCTCAAAGAGAAAAGCTGGGCAGGCAGCAGGCAAAGCTTTTCCAGGCATGACAACGAAATGTGAACTACGTACTAGTAATTAGGCACAGTAGTAGTCGATGAACTGTACACAGGCCACACAGGCTATTCATCAAACTCAGCCACACAGGCTATTCCACACAAAAATACAATCCATGGACATGATTCTCCACGCGCCGTATTGACGCATACTACTCCATGAAGGCGAGCTTTGAGTGTTAAGTACCATTGGACAAGGGGCATAAGCTTGTTCACAGCAAGTAGAAGCAGGAACCAAGCAACAAACGCAATGGTACCTCGCCTGCTCCAACTCTTTCTGCTCCTCCTGAGCATATCATCTGCTCAAGCGCAAGTGAACATCAGCCGGGGATCCTCTTTGACACCCCAGGGGCCAAACACCTCGTGGCTCTCACCCTCCGGCGACTTCGCGTTCGGTTTCCGGCAAGTAGAAGGTAACTCCAACTACCTCCTGGCCGTTTGGTTCAGCAATATCACTGAAAAGACCGTGGCTTGGTACGCCAAGAGCAGCTCGGACGGGCATGACGCACCTGTGCAGGTGCCATCCAGCTCTGTGCTGCAGCTCACTACTGAGGGGTTGCTCTCTCTTCGCGGCCCGTCTGGCGACGAGGTCTGGAGTGCCGGCGCCCCCAGCGCAGACTACGCCAGAATGCTCGACACAGGGGACTTCATGCTTGTCGATGCAGATGGCACAACAAAGTGGGAGACCTTCGACGTCCCGACTGATACCATCCTGCCCACGCAAGTACTCCCTGTGGGTGGTCTGGACAAGGTGCTCACAAGCCGTCTCCTCGACACGGACTACTCCAATGGACGGTTTCTCTTAGCTGTGCAAGCTGATGGTAATCTTGTGATGTATCCAATTGCCGAGCATTCTACATTTCGGTACACTTCATACTGGGCAAGCGATACCGTTGGGAAGGGCTCACAGTTGGTGTTCAATGAAACCGGCAGGGTGTACTTTGCCTTGAAGAATGGGACACAGATCAATATCACCTCATCAGAGGTGGACTCTATGGCTGATTTCTTCCATCGTGCTACGCTTGAACCAGATGGTGTATTTCGGCAATATGTGTACCCAAAGAGCACAAAGGCCAAAGAAGGCATATGGAGATCGCAATGGAATATGGTAAGCTCATTTCCCCAGAACATCTGCCAGAGAGTATCGGGGAGCGTGGGCAGTGGTGCATGCGGCTTCAACAGCTACTGCACCTTTGACGGCACCAAGAATCAGACAAGCTGCCAGTGCCCAAAAAATTACAAATTCTTCGACAACGAGAGGACGTACAAAGGGTGCAAGCCTGACTTTGTACCACAAAGCTGTGACCTTGATGAGGCAGCAGCAGTATCGCAGTTTGAGATGACGCCGATCAATGGTGTTGATTGGCCTCAATCTGACTATGAGCAGTACAGCCCCATAGACGAGAATGAGTGCCGGAGGCTGTGTGTGGTTGATTGCTTCTGCGCCACAGCCGTCTTTGATGAAAGAACCAAAACCTGCTGGAAGAAAAAGCTCCCTTTATCAAATGGGAATATGGCAGACAGTATCCAGAGGACGGTTCTCATCAAGGTGCCTAAGAACAAAAATACAGAGTCCCAGCTCAGCTTAGGCTCTAGCAAATGGAAGGACAGGAAGTATTGGATTCTTGGGAGTTCCTTGTTTCTTGGGAGTTCTGTATTGGTCAACATTCTCCTTACCTCCATTCTTCTCTTTGGCACTTACTGTGGTCTCACGATCAACTCCAAGAAGAAACTCCAGTCATCACAATCATCAGGTAGTTCCTTGGTGCCCCCGAAGATTTTCACTTTGAATGAGCTGGAGAAGGCAACCACTGGTTTCCGTGAGGTGCTAGGCAGCGGTGCCTCCGGTACCGTGTACAAAGGGCAGCTGCAAGATGACCATGCAACCAGCATTGCCGTCAAGAAAATTGAAAAGCTCCAGCAAGAGAGCGAGAAGGAGTTCATGGTGGAAGTGCAAACCATCGGGCAGACGTTTCACAAGAATTTGGTCAGGCTGCTTGGGTTCTGCAATGAGGGAACTGATAGACTGTTGGTGTACGAATTCATGTCAAATGGCTCACTGAAAGAATTTCTCTTCAGTGATACTCAGCCGCATTGGAGCCTCCGTGTCCAAGTGGCACTCGGAGTAGCAAGAGGACTGCTCTACTTGCACGAGGAGTGTAGCGCACAGATTATCCATTGTGACATAAAGCCACAGAACATCCTTCTCGATGAAAACTTTATGGCGAAGATTGCAGACTTTGGCCTCGCAAAGCTTCTTCGAGCTAATCAGACACAAACAAATACCGGCATACGGGGCACACGAGGATACGTTGCCCCAGAGTGGTTCAAGAACATAGGGATCACTTCCAAAGTCGATGTGTACAGCTTTGGGGTGATCCTGCTCGAGCTTGTTTGTTGCCGGAGGAATGTGGAGTTAGAGATCGCTGACGAAGAGCAAGCGATACTAACTTACTGGGCAAATGACTGTTATAGGTGTGGGAGGATGGACTTGCTGGTGGACggcgatgaagaggcgaacttcaACATACAAAAAGTCGAGCGCTTTGTGGCTGTAGCACTCTGGTGCCTCCAGGAGGAACCAACGATGCGGCCAACCATGCTTAAAGTGACACAAATGCTTGATGGGGCTGTCCAAATCCCCACGCCACCAGATCCCTCCTCCTTCATCAGTGCCCTTCAGTAGTGTCCTGCTTGCCAACAAATAAACTGTAGTATGAAGCAAGATTATGTCATATACTGATGATATAATATAGCTGTATATTGTACTTTGAAGAATAATGGTGACATTGTATTTCACGTGCTTTACGTCTAGCTGCAACAAATAGCATCGCTAGTGCATCTGTATTATTTGTTTGAATCAATTTTAGTCAAATTTTGTCTACTACAAGATGACCAGAAAAGAGGCAGAGGTGAACACATAGAGCTAATGACTAATGCAAGTTTTCTATATATACAACCATCAGTTAAAATAGTTGGTAATATGTAAGGGCTGAAAACAAGAAAAATATTCTTACCAACCTATGTAAGAGAGGAGGGGGGCAGCTGCTTCACCTCTGATTCCACCATAACTTGGTACACTGACACAACATGTGGCGCAAGATAATCGTATGGCAACAGAAACCTAACCGAGATCTACCGAAAAAACTAATCTGAAGGCCTCGAAACTTAGAAAGAAAGCGGAAGACATTGGGGGCATGCGGTCCGTGAGAAGCACCAGGGGAGGATAGCACGGCAACGCACCTCCACCTGCCATCGGATGCCTGCATCGGCCGGAAGCGGAGCGGCCAAGAACGTGTGGTGCCTAGGAAAACATTTTATCAAAAAAAGGCAACAAGTCTGGATATTATTCAGTCAAAGATTTTCTACTATAGCTCGCAAGGTTAAGTGTCGTTACTATGTAAGGGGTGAATCAAGAAAAATATTCTTGCCGGCACATTTGATTACCTTAAGAACCAACAACAGTAGCAAGAACTTGATTTCTTGAAGTCGAAAAACCGGTTCGCTCCCCCACGTCGCCTCCTCCTGGCGACCGGGGGACGAAACcctaggccgccgccgccagctccccCCGCCTCGATctcccctcctcgtcgcccccggaGGCGCTGCCGGTCGAAGGCCGCGACGCCCAGgaaggggcggcggggatctgggcTCCCGGCTCCGCGCGCGACGATAGGAGGAGGAACGCCGCGCGGGATCTGCTGGTGCCGGAGCGGGCGCGACGTCGGCGCCCCTGCTGCGTCTTGCTCCTGCCGGAGCAGCCGCGGGTCAGGGCGTGGTCGACCAGCGCTCATCCCGGTGGGGGCTTGGGCACCGGAGGCGGCGGCCTCTGCGAGGTGAGGGCGGCGCGGTCCCTGGCGGCGGGGAGCGCGTGCTGATGCTGAGGACCGTCTCCTCGGTCGCGTGGGCggcgtggaggcggtggagggTGCTCGGGCCGCGGTGGTTGCCCCGTCGACCTCGTGGCAGATCTGAAGACGGAGGCCGGATTCCATGTGGTACCCACCCCAAGGCCATGTCATCCGGCGTTCTCGTCGGTGTGGTTGGGGTGGCAGGGCGGGGGCTCGGCCGGGAGAAATCCTTGGCCGGCGGTGGCGGTCACAGCGTCGGCGACGTCCTGGACGccgtcttcctccttggaggcgatgCTGAGGTATATCCCCCTCCCTCCTTCCTTTGGcacccgggtgaaaacccaaatctTTCGAttgggcggcgacggcgccctGGCGTCGTGTTTCTCTTGAAGGCGCCGCCTTGGGTCGGCGGAAGGTGTCCGTGCTGCGTGGGTGTCCTGGTCTGCGGTTGCGGCGCTTGCCGTGTCTTCTCTGGTGATCTCCGTCCTGATGCTGAAGTCTTTTGGGTGGCCGGTGCGTTGGCCGGCGGCGATGCATGTGGTCCTTCGCGTGCGGTGGTCGTGTCTGGTTCTTGTCCTTGGTTTGTTGCCCCTGGTGCTCATTCGTGCTCTAGGGAGAGCTACTCCGCTTGCCGACGGTCCGGCGCCCTACGATCCAGGGCGAGAAGGTTGGGACCTTCTTCGGAAGTGGAGGCGGATGGCATTCGGGCTGCGATGCGACAGGACTTGACGGTGGCAGGATTCCCGGTTGCGAGCTTCATGGCGTTGTCCCTCCTCCGCTTTGGTTCTTCCTTGAGATGATGACCTTGATGACAAGTTGTTTGCTTTGTAATCTTTCGTTTGCTTGTTCATTGATGTTTGTAAGCTGTTTTTCAGCATCCTGTAACACTTGCCGGCaacggccttattaatttaaggcagggcTACGGCCTTCTCTTTAAAAATTACCTTAAGAACTGGGGGCATATGGTGTGAACTAGCCACTACAGGTGTACTAATATACTAAGCAATCTGCTGCTCGTCCGATCCTGTACCAAGGGTCCTGATTGAAGCGGAGATATGAGCCCTGTTAAATTTGCGAAAACGCCCCCGCGAGTTACCCTGCTCCTCAGCAAATCCTGCAACTTTTCGGAAAACCACCCATGATGTTGAACTCCCACGTCTTCCACCTGTGAGTTAATCTTGGTTCTAAAATTCTTATGGAGGTGAATTTACCAAAATATTAACCGATTCCATTGCTACAAGGAAAATTTGAAGAAGCTCAATCACAATACACTCTAGTAAAACATGACAGTAAATTAATTTTAGTACCATTCACAAAGGTAAGAAGTAAACTGTAGAAAACAAGTGCACTATCTAATTCTCCCCATCATTAAAAGGGTTGCTAATATGCAAGGGGTTAATCAAGAAAAATATTCTTTCGAGCATATTGGACTACTGTCAGAGTTCAGAGTAAATTCAGAGTAACTTGGCAACGAAGATGCATTACCAAGGTAAAACAACCAAAAAGCTTACTTTCAGATTAGCTTTAAAGCAGCCAATTCAATGCTGATCATTCTATGTCATCACTAAATTACATTAGAAACAAGAGGGCAAATTCCTCCACCCTAAATCGACCGGCTCTCCACATCCCCAGGGTGGTAAGAAGAAGAAAGACGCATAGCTGCTACACCTCTGATTCTACCTTATACGTGTTAAATTGACACATGAGGAACACAATATTTGCCAAAGGGTACAAGATAATCCCATCGAACATTCTCCAGTTCGGACCCAGGAGTAAGATTTATGGAAAGGACCCGACTACATAGTGGTCAGCCACTTTTTAAGACCTAGGGTGGTCAGTTCGGACATGATCACATCTCTATTTATGAAAAAACATACAATTTCGTGTTTGTTTCCGGAAAAGGCAACCAACCAAACTAGCGACCCGCACCCCACCGCGGTCTTCTGGCCTGGAAAGAAGGCACGCGTGCTTTGCCCAAAGGGGCGCGCTTTGCAGAACCATCAATTAGGTGGGAATCCCGCGGTCCCACCTAACCTGAAACCCCAACACCGCAGGCACATGACTGAAACTGATTACAACATGCTGATTTAAAATATAGAGTTACTTTGCTATAAAACAACTATCCCAAGCTTCATGAAGCCTGCAGATAAAGCGCATGAAGTCAGAGCTCAGACAATTCCCTAACATCAGACAAGGGCAAGGTTTAGGAACTTTAGCAATGAATTGAAAATGACATTGTCGTTAGAGAGAACAAGACTTGGGATCTTCTGCAATGAATTGAAAATTTGCACGATGCCACAGCTTGAACACAAAGACAGAAGAAGCTTATGCGAATACGCAATGCAGCATTAGCAGCTTCTCCGTGGCATATGATAACATAACTTCTACAATAAAAACCTATGGAGGTTAATGGCCCTGTTTAGAGTGAAGCAATCTGAGATATATAAGAACTTTTTTATACTATTCCATTTACTGCAACCAATACTCCAACTactaaaaccttcaaaatatcTGCAGCTACTGCTTATAGGATAATAATGGTTAAATATTTCTACGTACTAAGAGATGCATAACATCAAAAATCAACCGAGAGAGGGTGAAATTCAGATAGTAATAACAACGAAACAAAACTAGTTAATTGGCAACTGGCAACAATGAAAAAGAATTTACTTCGCTGCAAAAAACTTTGATCTTGACGAGTAATAATGCTATAGTATGATGATAGCTCCACGCCTCAGATTGTGCTAAAATGAAAAGAAACGATGCCTGGATTAGTAAATAAAATACTACTTGCTGCATTGGAGAGTAACAAGACTAGACTGCGATGATAGTAACCTTGCAGAACAGCGGCATAGCTGTCAGCTCCTTCAGGCTGGGCTGGGAAACAGGAAACCGCCCTCCCGCCCCGCCGCAGCGCACGCCTCACGTTGCCATTTTTGTATGATGAGGAGGACATTGCCGCTCCACCACACCagatcctcctccaccgcctgTGTACCCCCCACCCCAGGCCAAATCCCGCATCATCTACCCCACCATCTCCATGGCCATCGCCTTTCACCTCGTGGGCACGGGCGTCCTGCGATTTCCCTCAACCgcaccaccaccacaccaccatggatgccgcctcttcgcctcggGAGCGTGGGGAGGAGGGGGGCATGTGATTCCCCCCACAACCACCACTTTCATGCCCCCCTTCACCTCGAGAGCGTCGGCGCCGCTCGATTCGCCCTCCCTGTGCCATGGCCGCCCTTCGCCCCCGGACCGCGGGCACCGTGAGATCCGCACAACACCCCTCCACCGACCTCAGGATCCCTCCACTGTGCTTGGGGACTGAGATCAGTGACTTTAAATCACCATACGATTTTACATAAGTTGAGGCATTTAATCAAGATCCAACGCATatggttgatctaaaaaaaaaacttacaaTTAAACCAAATTTTGAAATGAACTGGAACTTTCCCACAATACTCAACGGAAGATATATGTCTTATATAAtgtaatttttttagtttttgtaAGCAACTTAAACTCTGACTTCAAATTTTGGATCAATCTTGTGTGTTGGATCTTGATCTCGCATGGTAACTTCTCTTAggtaatatcgactggttaaatggagtatagtttgtagtcccaaagatcaaggagggcttggagttcatgacctggaggtcaagaactcagcgctactgggtaaatggctatttaagctacttactgaggatgggatttggcaaactatacttcggagaaagtacatcggctcgaagacattatctcaaatggtttggaaacccggggattcACACTTACGGGccggtcttatggcgacaaaaaatgtctttttcgacatgggactttctccattaagaatggtGCACGAATACGGTtacgggaagatgcttggctcgacaatgcacccctatgtgaacagtatcccgctttgtatagaattgcgcgtcgccaaggtgataccattgcaactgtaatggctacctcacccccgaatgtgacgttcggacGGGTTTTACTAGGACAAAGGCTCGTGGCATGGAACAACCTAATTCTCGCGGCTTGGAGATATTCAATTATCGCCGAGCcggatgaatttcgatggaacctccacgtagatggttccttttccgtaaaatctttctacaatgcgatGATGCTCTCCGATTTACcgattgataataataagaaaatttggaagatgaagataccattaaaaattaaaatttttggatggtatcttcgtcgtggggttattctcaccaaagataatcttgttaagcggaattggcacggaagtacacgatgtgtcttttgtcatcatgacgAAACCATCAATCATTTATTCTTCCGGTGCcggtttgcgagatctatatggtcgatcatccaagtagcgtctaccttgtatcccccgactagtgttgctaatgtctttggcaattggctgcaTGGTATCAATTCAAGGATTAaaatgcttcttaggatgggggcgctggcagttatctgggcgctctggctatgtagaaatgacaagatttttaatgacaaaaattgctctttgttgcgggTTATCTacggatgtacaggtattctccgttcgtggttacctcttcggcgggaggagaaccgagacctgtttacggaggtctgtacacggttggaggatacggcgagggatactttttccctacatgggtggcagcatagtctacggatagaagctccacctagctcttaggcgttatacaattcatcgttccgatatgtatttcgcctttttttGTTTTATGTAACTTTGGTGACTTGAGACaaacaaacggctgtgtgcatcctggttatgcagaggctggatgtaattgcttcttgaagtaataaagcatcctttatcgaaaaaaaaggtaAAATCACTAGATCTGAGTCTGTGCTCGGGTTCGAACTCGTGGGGGTGGGGTGGGAGTGGTGATGGGGCGAAGGGGAGGGAGCGATACGTGTTTGGCCCAAATCGACGAGTTAGCTGCCGAACGAGGGTCATAAGATTGAGATCGAGCGGTCACGGGGTCAGCCAGA includes these proteins:
- the LOC124678401 gene encoding G-type lectin S-receptor-like serine/threonine-protein kinase LECRK2 — translated: MVPRLLQLFLLLLSISSAQAQVNISRGSSLTPQGPNTSWLSPSGDFAFGFRQVEGNSNYLLAVWFSNITEKTVAWYAKSSSDGHDAPVQVPSSSVLQLTTEGLLSLRGPSGDEVWSAGAPSADYARMLDTGDFMLVDADGTTKWETFDVPTDTILPTQVLPVGGLDKVLTSRLLDTDYSNGRFLLAVQADGNLVMYPIAEHSTFRYTSYWASDTVGKGSQLVFNETGRVYFALKNGTQINITSSEVDSMADFFHRATLEPDGVFRQYVYPKSTKAKEGIWRSQWNMVSSFPQNICQRVSGSVGSGACGFNSYCTFDGTKNQTSCQCPKNYKFFDNERTYKGCKPDFVPQSCDLDEAAAVSQFEMTPINGVDWPQSDYEQYSPIDENECRRLCVVDCFCATAVFDERTKTCWKKKLPLSNGNMADSIQRTVLIKVPKNKNTESQLSLGSSKWKDRKYWILGSSLFLGSSVLVNILLTSILLFGTYCGLTINSKKKLQSSQSSGSSLVPPKIFTLNELEKATTGFREVLGSGASGTVYKGQLQDDHATSIAVKKIEKLQQESEKEFMVEVQTIGQTFHKNLVRLLGFCNEGTDRLLVYEFMSNGSLKEFLFSDTQPHWSLRVQVALGVARGLLYLHEECSAQIIHCDIKPQNILLDENFMAKIADFGLAKLLRANQTQTNTGIRGTRGYVAPEWFKNIGITSKVDVYSFGVILLELVCCRRNVELEIADEEQAILTYWANDCYRCGRMDLLVDGDEEANFNIQKVERFVAVALWCLQEEPTMRPTMLKVTQMLDGAVQIPTPPDPSSFISALQ